In a single window of the Nicotiana tomentosiformis chromosome 10, ASM39032v3, whole genome shotgun sequence genome:
- the LOC104111883 gene encoding uncharacterized protein yields MNEETEECKYMHALPFPQKQRREKLDKQFGCFLEVLKHVHVNLPFTEVLSQMPAYAKFLKEILSNKRKVKGILVFKLTEHCSAILQNKLPQKCGDPGSFTIPCSLGSTKFEKSLCDSGASLNLMPLSIFKKLEGEIGGIRSIPLSLQLADQTTIIPEGIVKDVLVWVDKFVFPMDFIVVNMEENREVPLNLGRPFLAIGRAILDIQERYLMLRVGEERVDFKMEKAMRAPRDELTAYSEFKARALKERAGEGKNDKYGVYPKKAENKLSAYSVTIPPWFYFVSWFFSESFYMNRM; encoded by the exons ATGAATGAAGAGACTGAAGAGTGTAAATATATGCATGCTTTACCTTTCCCTCAGAAGCAGAGAAGAGAGAAGTTGGACAAACAATTTGGATGTTTTCTAGAAGTACTCAAGCATGTGCATGTTAATCTACCATTTACAGAGGTGCTTTCACAGATGCCAGCCTATGCTAAGTTCCTAAAGGAGATATTGTCCAACAAGCGGAAAGTGAAAGGGATATTGGTtttcaagctcacagagcattgtagtgcCATTCTGCAAAATAAGCTCCCTCAAAAGTgcggagatccagggagttttactataccttgctctttaggaagtACTAAATTTGAAAAATCCTTGTGTGATTCAGGTGCTTCTCTTAATCTTATGCCTTTatctattttcaaaaaattagAGGGAGAGATTGGAGGAATCAGATCTATACCTTTGTCTTTGCAGCTGGCGGACCAGACCACAATCATACCTGAAGGAATAGTGAAAGATGTGCTAGTTTGGGTGGATAAATTTGTGTTCCCTATGGACTTCATCGTGGTGAATATGGAAGAGAATAGGGAGGTCCCTCTGAATTTAGGGAGACCATTCTTGGCTATTGGCAGAGCTATTCTGGACATTCAGGAAAGGTATCTCATGCTAAGAGTGGGGGAAGAAAGGGTGGATTTCAAGATGGAAAAAGCAATGAGGGCACCTAGAGACGAGCTAACTGCATACTCTGAATTCAAGGCAAGGGCCCTAAAAGAGCGAGCTGGAGAGGGTAAGAATGACAAGTATGGGGTGTACCCAAAGAAGGCAGAAAATAAACTTTCAGCAT atagtgtaacaattcccccttggttttacTTTGTATCGTGGTTCTTTTCTGAGAGTTTTTACATGAACCGgatgtag